One genomic region from Nocardia vinacea encodes:
- a CDS encoding GtrA family protein — translation MTADQQAEFTADHAGATGAEDPGLLLRLVRRQEIAFAMVGAFNTALGMVLTLLWLSVLGERVPPAVAVVAAYAVSIVIAFVLHRTLVFRVRGHMLRDFVRFVAVNSGGLLMNIALLSLAVSVLHLPSRPAAVVVMGLVAIASFFGHRYISFRRAPVPEPPSAGSGAERF, via the coding sequence TTGACAGCTGACCAGCAGGCCGAATTCACGGCGGATCATGCGGGTGCGACCGGTGCCGAGGATCCGGGTCTGCTGCTGCGGCTGGTGCGTCGGCAGGAGATCGCCTTCGCGATGGTCGGTGCGTTCAATACCGCGCTGGGGATGGTGCTGACGCTGCTGTGGCTGTCGGTACTCGGCGAGCGGGTGCCGCCCGCGGTCGCGGTGGTCGCCGCCTATGCCGTCAGCATCGTCATCGCGTTCGTACTGCATCGCACGCTGGTCTTCCGGGTGCGCGGACATATGCTGCGCGATTTCGTTCGCTTCGTGGCGGTCAATTCCGGTGGGCTGCTGATGAATATCGCTCTGCTGTCGCTGGCCGTCTCGGTGCTGCATCTGCCGAGTAGGCCGGCCGCGGTGGTGGTGATGGGTCTGGTCGCCATCGCGAGCTTCTTCGGGCATCGCTACATCTCGTTCCGCCGGGCGCCCGTGCCCGAGCCACCATCGGCCGGTTCGGGTGCGGAACGGTTCTAG
- a CDS encoding Trm112 family protein has protein sequence MPEETALDATLLSLLACPQDKGPLLLVRDDKGATALYNPRLRRAYPIENGIPVLLIDEARDVTDAEHAAFTSQHADA, from the coding sequence ATGCCGGAGGAAACCGCGTTGGACGCCACCCTGTTGAGCCTGCTCGCCTGCCCGCAGGACAAGGGTCCGCTGCTGTTGGTCCGCGACGACAAGGGCGCCACCGCGCTCTACAACCCGCGCCTGCGCCGCGCCTACCCGATCGAGAACGGCATTCCGGTGCTGCTGATCGATGAGGCCCGCGATGTCACCGACGCCGAGCACGCCGCGTTCACCAGCCAGCACGCCGACGCCTGA
- a CDS encoding TetR family transcriptional regulator has protein sequence MTAENPIAQDPTANGDRGTRSGRRPGRSGAREEILAAARARFAEIGFDKTSIRAVAGDAGVDPALVHHYFGTKQQLFAAVVELPIDPEATLRRIEAAPLDRLGETILGSVLAVWDSPAGPGVVAAVRSILAGGDTALARTFVLDVVLERVRMRIAKPEDDGRARVALVGTQMIGVLVARKILEIEPVASMPGAELVAAVAPTLQRYLTGEIDTPAP, from the coding sequence GTGACGGCCGAGAACCCGATCGCACAGGACCCGACGGCCAACGGCGACCGGGGCACCCGCTCCGGTCGCCGGCCGGGTCGGTCGGGCGCCCGCGAGGAAATCCTCGCGGCCGCTCGCGCCCGCTTCGCCGAGATCGGTTTCGACAAGACCTCGATTCGCGCCGTCGCCGGCGATGCCGGGGTCGATCCCGCGCTGGTCCACCACTATTTCGGGACCAAACAGCAACTGTTCGCCGCGGTGGTCGAGTTGCCGATCGATCCGGAGGCCACACTGCGCCGGATCGAGGCCGCGCCGCTGGATCGACTCGGCGAAACCATTCTCGGCTCGGTGCTCGCGGTGTGGGACTCCCCCGCTGGTCCCGGGGTCGTCGCGGCGGTGCGCAGCATTCTCGCGGGCGGCGATACCGCGCTGGCCAGGACATTTGTCCTGGATGTCGTCCTGGAACGGGTACGGATGCGGATCGCGAAGCCCGAGGACGACGGCCGCGCCCGGGTCGCGCTGGTGGGTACGCAGATGATCGGCGTGCTGGTCGCGCGCAAGATCCTGGAGATAGAACCGGTGGCCTCGATGCCGGGTGCCGAACTGGTCGCAGCCGTCGCCCCCACGTTGCAGCGCTATCTCACCGGTGAAATCGATACTCCCGCACCTTAA
- a CDS encoding ABC transporter permease — MTTTLVPRHRTPTLRPYVATTGRILRQLRNDHRTVAMILVVPAVLMALLYFIYKDTPPNPLNPVPIFDRVGISMLGILPFIVMFLITAIAMQRERTSGTLERLLTTPLSKLDLLAGYGTAFSVAAAAQAAVACLVSFGLLGLDSAGSPAWVVVIAMIDAVCGVALGLLASAFARTEFQAVQFMPVVVAPQIFLCGLLVPRGQLPGWLEAISNVMPLSYAVDALQQVSTHSDVTGQMLRDLAVVAGFAIVALCLGAATLRRRTA; from the coding sequence ATGACCACCACCCTCGTACCCCGCCACCGGACACCGACGCTGCGTCCCTACGTCGCGACGACCGGACGCATCCTGCGTCAGCTACGCAACGACCACCGCACTGTCGCGATGATTCTCGTGGTTCCCGCGGTCCTGATGGCGCTGCTCTACTTCATCTACAAGGACACCCCGCCCAACCCGCTCAACCCGGTGCCGATCTTCGATCGCGTCGGCATCAGCATGCTCGGCATCCTGCCGTTCATCGTGATGTTCCTGATCACCGCGATCGCCATGCAGCGCGAACGCACCTCAGGCACCTTGGAGCGGCTGCTGACCACGCCGCTGTCGAAACTCGATCTGCTCGCCGGATATGGCACGGCTTTCTCGGTGGCCGCGGCGGCGCAGGCGGCGGTGGCCTGTCTGGTTTCCTTCGGGCTGCTCGGCCTGGACTCGGCGGGCAGTCCGGCCTGGGTGGTGGTTATCGCGATGATCGACGCGGTCTGCGGCGTCGCGCTCGGGCTATTGGCAAGTGCCTTCGCGCGCACCGAATTCCAGGCCGTGCAGTTCATGCCGGTGGTGGTCGCGCCGCAGATCTTCCTGTGTGGCTTACTTGTTCCGCGTGGACAGTTGCCCGGCTGGTTGGAGGCGATCAGCAACGTGATGCCGTTGAGCTATGCGGTCGATGCGCTGCAACAGGTTTCGACGCATTCGGACGTCACCGGTCAGATGCTGCGTGACCTGGCGGTCGTTGCCGGATTCGCGATCGTCGCGCTCTGCCTGGGCGCTGCCACGCTACGACGGCGGACCGCGTGA
- a CDS encoding ABC transporter ATP-binding protein, whose amino-acid sequence MTDLHSSHAVEVRNLTVRRGGREVLHNISLTIPRGSITGLLGPSGCGKTTLMRSIVGTQIVASGEISALGLPAGSAELRHRIGYVTQAPSIYRDISVRENVAYFAALYGRDRDDIDEAIGAVGLLDHAHQRGDELSGGQETRASLACALVAQPEVLILDEPTVGLDPVLRVDLWKQFHELAANGTTLLVSSHVMDEAEHCDKLLLMREGDLLAELSPDELRTETGEQNLEQAFLTLITMGRAA is encoded by the coding sequence ATGACGGACCTGCACTCATCCCATGCCGTCGAGGTTCGCAACCTCACCGTGCGCCGCGGCGGCCGCGAAGTCCTACACAACATCTCGCTGACCATCCCGCGTGGTTCCATCACCGGACTGCTCGGTCCGTCGGGATGCGGCAAGACCACACTCATGCGCAGCATCGTCGGCACCCAGATCGTGGCGTCCGGCGAGATCTCCGCACTCGGATTGCCCGCGGGCTCGGCGGAATTGCGGCATCGGATCGGTTATGTGACCCAGGCACCGAGCATCTACCGCGATATCAGCGTGCGTGAGAACGTCGCCTACTTCGCCGCGCTCTACGGCCGCGACCGCGACGACATCGACGAGGCCATCGGCGCGGTCGGCCTGCTGGATCACGCCCACCAGCGCGGCGACGAACTTTCCGGCGGCCAGGAGACCCGGGCCTCCCTGGCCTGCGCCTTGGTCGCGCAGCCGGAGGTGCTGATCCTGGACGAACCTACGGTCGGCCTGGATCCGGTACTGCGCGTCGACCTGTGGAAGCAGTTCCACGAATTGGCCGCGAACGGAACGACACTGCTGGTCTCCAGCCATGTGATGGACGAGGCCGAGCACTGCGACAAACTGCTGCTGATGCGCGAGGGCGACCTGCTCGCCGAGCTGAGCCCGGACGAACTGCGCACCGAAACCGGTGAGCAGAACCTCGAACAAGCCTTCCTCACCCTGATCACGATGGGACGTGCGGCATGA
- a CDS encoding multicopper oxidase family protein, with product MSSVSRPRWLRRLLLIVTAVAVVVPLSVGGCVTWVYSSASVSTIGSGEFSNELAIPPLAQSRVRADGTRVFELEMRSGQREFRAGLATETWGFNGDYLGPTLRARRGEKVEVEVRNNLSEQSTVHWHGMHLPAAMDGGPHQMVQAGGTWTPHWTVDQPAATLWYHPHPHGATEQHVQRGLAGLFLLDDEVSDGLSLPKNYGVDDLPVIVQDVKFRGNQLDSSHGMFRDVGFLGDRTMVNGTLTPYRNVGDELVRLRLLNASTARVYTFGFADDRRFSLVGTDGGHLERPVALDRVRLSPGERAEIVVRVRPGERTVLRSTKLDAGLNFWTQRFAGGDDSFDILELRAASTLRSSPELPAALAHSSTPDGSDSVRERSFELNLSGINGSPMAMDRIDLTVTRGTAETWVVHNNDGMPHNFHIHDVQFRVLELNGAPPPDALTGPKDTIFLPPNGTAKLAMRFDGPADPNSPYMYHCHLLWHEDQGMMGQFVVVEPGQSGGAPAHHH from the coding sequence ATGTCTTCGGTTTCCCGGCCGCGGTGGTTGCGGCGGTTGCTCTTGATCGTCACGGCGGTCGCGGTGGTTGTGCCGCTATCGGTTGGCGGCTGCGTCACGTGGGTTTACAGCAGTGCGTCCGTATCTACCATCGGCAGCGGCGAATTCAGCAATGAGCTCGCGATTCCGCCACTGGCGCAGTCCCGGGTGCGAGCGGATGGCACGCGTGTCTTCGAACTCGAAATGCGGTCGGGGCAAAGGGAATTCCGAGCAGGGCTGGCGACCGAGACGTGGGGGTTCAACGGGGACTATCTCGGTCCGACGCTGCGGGCGAGGCGCGGCGAAAAGGTGGAAGTCGAAGTCCGGAACAATCTTTCGGAGCAATCGACCGTGCACTGGCACGGAATGCATCTGCCCGCGGCGATGGACGGTGGGCCACACCAGATGGTCCAGGCCGGCGGCACGTGGACACCGCATTGGACCGTGGACCAGCCCGCCGCCACGCTCTGGTACCACCCGCATCCGCACGGCGCGACCGAACAGCACGTCCAGCGTGGGCTTGCGGGGCTGTTCCTACTCGACGACGAAGTGTCCGATGGACTTTCGCTACCGAAGAATTATGGCGTCGACGATCTGCCGGTCATCGTCCAGGACGTGAAATTCCGTGGCAATCAGCTCGATTCGTCACACGGCATGTTCCGCGACGTCGGGTTCCTCGGCGACCGGACCATGGTGAACGGAACCCTCACGCCGTATCGGAATGTCGGCGATGAACTCGTGCGATTGCGACTGCTCAACGCTTCGACAGCGCGGGTCTACACCTTCGGCTTCGCCGACGACCGCCGCTTCTCGCTGGTCGGCACCGACGGCGGACACTTGGAACGTCCTGTCGCGCTCGATCGGGTGCGGCTGTCACCGGGCGAACGCGCCGAAATCGTGGTTCGCGTGCGGCCCGGTGAACGGACCGTGCTGCGCAGCACGAAACTCGATGCGGGACTGAACTTCTGGACGCAGCGATTCGCGGGCGGTGACGACAGCTTCGACATCCTCGAACTGCGTGCTGCATCGACATTGCGGTCTTCGCCGGAATTGCCTGCGGCACTGGCGCATTCGTCCACGCCGGATGGCTCCGATTCGGTGCGCGAGCGCAGCTTCGAACTGAATCTGAGTGGCATCAACGGCAGTCCGATGGCAATGGATCGGATCGATCTGACGGTCACCCGGGGCACCGCCGAAACCTGGGTGGTGCACAACAACGACGGCATGCCGCACAACTTCCACATTCACGATGTACAGTTCCGCGTCCTCGAACTGAACGGCGCACCGCCGCCCGACGCGCTGACCGGACCGAAGGACACCATCTTCCTGCCGCCGAATGGCACCGCGAAGCTCGCCATGCGGTTCGACGGACCCGCCGATCCGAACTCGCCGTACATGTATCACTGCCACCTGCTCTGGCATGAGGACCAGGGCATGATGGGCCAGTTTGTCGTCGTCGAGCCGGGTCAGTCGGGCGGAGCACCGGCACATCACCACTGA
- a CDS encoding NAD(P)/FAD-dependent oxidoreductase, which yields MTTHRIVVLGAGYTGMLAAVRLARRTRKLDVEITIVNPSARFTERLRMHQVAAGQELADNRIPEILAGSGVEFVQGWATSIDPAAQRVYVDGTGTLHYDELIYALGSSTDTSIVPGAADHGWTLNDPRTAHRFSEHLAVVAADAGTVAVCGGGLTGIEAAAEIAESYPNLRVTLISSTEPGAMMGDKARAYLNSALDRLGVARKVGQAVTKVLPDAVELADGELVSADLTLWTTGVRVSPLAAQSGIETDARGLIVVDPTLRSVSHPNIHAIGDAAAVRQAWGQIHGTCQSGLPTAAYAADSIARQLKSKTVKPFRFGYFHQPVSLGRKDAIIQFTKADDTPGRFYLTGRAAVLYKEGVSSSPVPSFQLSKKMTVSVQLSKGGKATRRTA from the coding sequence ATGACAACGCATCGGATCGTCGTACTCGGCGCGGGCTACACCGGCATGCTGGCCGCTGTCCGGCTGGCCCGGCGGACCCGCAAACTCGACGTCGAGATCACCATCGTCAACCCGTCCGCCCGCTTCACCGAGCGGCTCCGCATGCACCAGGTCGCCGCGGGTCAGGAGTTGGCCGATAACCGGATCCCGGAGATCCTGGCGGGTTCGGGCGTCGAATTCGTCCAGGGCTGGGCGACTTCCATTGATCCCGCCGCGCAGCGGGTCTACGTCGACGGCACCGGCACACTGCACTACGACGAGCTGATCTACGCGCTCGGCAGCAGCACCGACACCAGCATCGTGCCCGGCGCCGCCGATCATGGCTGGACCCTGAACGATCCGCGCACCGCGCACCGTTTCTCCGAACACCTCGCGGTGGTCGCGGCCGATGCCGGCACCGTCGCGGTCTGCGGCGGCGGTCTGACCGGCATCGAGGCGGCGGCCGAAATCGCCGAGAGCTACCCGAACCTGCGCGTCACGCTGATCAGCAGCACCGAACCGGGCGCGATGATGGGCGATAAGGCCCGCGCCTACCTGAACAGTGCGCTCGATCGGCTCGGTGTCGCCCGCAAGGTCGGCCAGGCGGTCACCAAGGTTCTTCCGGATGCGGTCGAACTTGCCGACGGCGAACTGGTTTCGGCCGATCTGACCCTGTGGACCACCGGCGTCCGCGTCTCGCCACTTGCCGCCCAGTCCGGCATCGAAACCGACGCGCGCGGGCTGATCGTGGTTGATCCGACCCTGCGGTCGGTTTCGCACCCGAACATCCACGCCATCGGCGACGCCGCCGCGGTGCGCCAGGCCTGGGGGCAGATCCACGGCACCTGCCAGTCCGGTCTGCCGACCGCCGCCTACGCCGCCGACTCCATCGCGCGGCAGCTGAAGAGCAAGACCGTCAAGCCGTTCCGGTTCGGGTACTTCCATCAGCCGGTCAGCTTGGGACGCAAGGATGCCATCATCCAGTTCACCAAGGCCGACGACACCCCTGGCCGCTTCTACCTGACCGGACGCGCGGCCGTCTTGTACAAGGAAGGCGTGAGCAGCAGCCCGGTGCCGAGCTTCCAGCTGAGCAAGAAAATGACGGTTTCGGTCCAGCTGTCCAAGGGCGGCAAGGCCACGCGTCGGACCGCATGA